CAGACCATTAtttccaaaagaagaaaaaattgtcATCTCCCCCGTAGTCAAAGGCATGTCACTGGTGGAACTAACAGTTCCTTCAGAATAATATTTCATCATGCTGCCATGGCTCCTGCAATAAATGGCTATGGTCTGTAGctgtagttaaaaacaaaacaaactcttcCTTACCTCACAAGAGTATAAAGGATAAATCTATAAATATTTGGGAAGCACACAATTACTGTGATGATGAAAGTGGTATATACATTTAGATAGAAAGAAATAAAGAATGTTTCCCCAAACCTTTTTCTTCTGTACTCTACATTGACAAAATAAACCATTGTTTTAAAGTTGGTACTGAGGTATTTTCAGCTGCAGATACAGCATTTCTTTCAGAAGCTATTGTGAAATCAGACAACCTTTACATTTTCCACATGCTTTGACAACTTTATCTTCAGATTATTCTAGCAAGATTCAAAAATATTGTCTCTAGTGATGGTGACCTGTTATATCATGGCAACTTTTTTTTGAAACAAGTAAATTTTTTAGATTTTTACTAATATTAACAAAGTGTTAATCAGATTTAAGCTTCACTTTTCTGTACCGGACGTTCATGTATAATTGTATGCATATTTATCCCTATCTATGGTATGTACTACTACAAATGCAGATAAAAGGGCAGTCTCTTCGCTCATTGATTGTAACTCATAAAATGCACCCAAATTGAATAAATCTTTTACAGAAAAGATGTCTCTATATAGCTTTAATACATTATtattttatctttaataaaaatttagatGAAAAAGACTGTCTTAAATAATTGCTTTAAGGGAATGAAAAGGACTTACTTTTTGTTATACAAACTTGTCACAATATACGACTGATACATTAGGAAGTTTCAAGATATTGCTAATTAGTTTTTGTGGTGTGATGTTGTTTCCATTAGCTTAATGAATGAAGTGGTCCACACGTCTCCAACCATAGGAAGCAATGTTGAAGAAATAGTCGTAAAAAATACCCATTTCCTTATGTGGGATATTGGAGGACAGGAGTCATTACGGTCATCGTGGAATACCTATTATTCAAATACAGAGGTATGTGAAGTTGTTCCCAAAgtgtaaaataaagcaaataaatgTAGATTTCAGTCCTGATAGCTTGGGTGGAGATTACATTAATGGGATATGGAAGAATTTACCCATATGTGAGGACAGAATTTAGGCCCAAATGCAGTAGATGATATAAGGTCATGGCTCTGTATTTTCATTAAATCAAGCTTTCAGATTAGTGATTCTCAGCCAGGCGTCTGCATAATCCTGCGGGTACACAgcggtcttccgggggtacatccgCTCAtgtaggtatttgcctagttttacaacaggctacataaaaagcactggcgaagtcagtacaaactaaaatttcatacaatgacttgtttatactgctctgtatgctgtacactgaaatgtaagtacaatatttatattccaattggtttattttgtaattgtgtggtaaaaatgagaaagtaagcaatttttcagtaatagcatgcAGTgacacttgcttacaaaatcagaaataaaagtagtttttaagtgaggtgaaacttgggggtatgcaagacaaatcggactcctgaaaggggtacagtagtctggaaaggttttGCGCCACTGTTTTAGTGGAACAAAAATTGTGTTTCAAGTGAACAGAGTAATTCTTAATGTATTTTAACTCCAGACCTAGATCTGCACATCTGAATATGTGTATTAGCATAGATACTTCAGGCTCAGGAGatattttagtgttttttttgttttgttttgaaatttgtcaCCTGCTGCTTAGGCACCCTGTAATTGAGTAGTACAGTAGAAACAAAGATACATTATGTATGTGTTTAGAATGCCTTGTAATAAACCTCTATATGAGGGGATGCTGGGCTTGAAGGTTCTGAAGCAAAAAATACTTAGAATACTCTTCCATCCTATTCTAGACAAATGATATTATTTGTCCTCTGGGATTAACAGTCCAGTTGGGCCTGCCGGTATATGCACAGCTTGTATTTTAGATTTCAATGGTTTTATTAGAGTTTTGTTTAAAACACAGGTTTTAAGTGAAACTGTTTTCTAACTTGTTTGAGAAAAATAAGACCAACATATACATCGCATTTCTCCACAGTGAATACAAAACTTAATTGGGGATGGAGACCGCAGGCAAATGGTTTAGCTTCTGTTCTCATGCGTAGTAGTGTTTTTGTGAAGCAGTGACAGTAGTGGAAAGAGAACAAAAGTTTTGCTATGCAGCACTGTATAAAAAtggtcagcagctgctgctgcatttaTTCAGGGCACAAAGTAATGCCAGCTGAGTTGGAGGAATGATATAGCAATAAAGCTGCCATTGATAGAAAGATCAGAGGTGACTTCAGCTGACAAATGTATTGTTTCCACTTTGGTTTATAACACTGcaaagatgggtttcagagtaacagccgtgttagtctgtattcgtaaaaagaaaaggagtacttgtggcacttagtctctaaggtgccacaagtactccttttctttttactgcaaAGATGAAcatctttgggtttttttaattgctgacCCCTAATAAAGCTTGTGCAGCATGTATTAAATCTCCATAACTTCAGTTTGCATGTGCAAACCTCAGTCATCTGTCACAAAGATCTTCAGACGTTGATATTTAATACCTTAATAAACATAGACAGAATAGTttagaaaagaacaaaaacataCACTACCTTATTGTTGAATAGCCATTCCACTTTCCAATAGGCTGCCTTCCTGCTACCTAAATTCATTTCTCTGCTAGTCTCTGCAGCAGGAGTTCTTACACATCACTTCCCTCAGGCTAGCACTGGAATCCTGCTTCACCCAGAAAGAcggcagcagagccctgggtgctGCCTGTCTTGCTTCAACAGTCCGCTGGTGCTACTAACAAAGTAGTATAGATTGCTCTCCTCCCTTTCAAGAAATTGCAGTCCTTGCACAACACTCCAAGACTTACAGGGGCTGGAATTTGGGGGAAGAGCCTGAATCTGTTAAAGACTATCCCAGATGGTAGCATGAAGTCACGTAGCCAGCTTGCGTTCTACCAACAGCTTCACACAGGGGAGCCACTATGATGCATTGTTTCTTTTGTGTTCAAATGGAACCTTTTCCCAAGTGTGTGTAGTTTATAGCAGATATGACAGTTTACTGTATTATGATGACTGGTAATCGCAGTGCGAAGGTCCGATATAATAGGACACAATGAGAAGGTGCCATTGTGGTAGTTGcatttttcattcacattttgaaGAATTATATGTAGacggtgttttttttttaaatatatatatattgtggtcCATGTCTACAGATAACTAGTTTATCAAACAGTTATTCTGATCTTCAGTATTATAATTACATATATTAGTATTATGTCCACTgcagttttacttttatttgtacAGTCCTAaataaatctatgaatctatagcCATATATAACCACAGTTTTAATGTGTAGCTAAAACTAAATGTAATCTTaatgaaacagttttaaaaatagtcCCAGTTTAAGGCCTTTCTAGCTAGTTTCTCAGGTGGTAAAAACCATGATTTTACTTGGTAAAAGCCACCTCTCGTGAATACTGTCATCCCTggtttcagagcccgggtcagctgacttgggtttgtgCTACGATGCTAAATAATATTGTAGATgctctggagcccaggctctgagactgagcaaggtgggagggtctgagagcccaggctccctTCAGTCCATAGTGGAGCTCCTTCTTCgttcaatgggaggtttgcccaGAAATTGAGTGTAGAGCTTTGTGTGGTGGTTAACTTTTTAATTCTTTCTTCTATTCAGtatcattcagtggaaaaatgctCCCCTTTAAGACCGTGTTATTTCTgctctttcttttccttcctcaggcttctctctctctcttcccccgctGTTTTCTGTCTCTCCATTTTCTTCAGTGAAGCCACTGACTTCGCCTGTCAGTGGGCTTCATTCCCAATTCATCTTTTTTCCACCacaaaaatgtgaaatagttgaTGACACTTTATATGTCAGCATTGTTGGGATTTCCTCTCTAACATGAGATTAATGGCAGGAGAGATCTGGTCTATGGGTTGCAAGTTTGACATCACTGGTCTAGAGATTCCAGTTAGAACAAGGGCCCTTAAGTGCTATGTGAATGCAAAGCTCAGGCCTCCAACAAGCACTGAGATCTTCTCTGTGCTATTgacaattagattttttttttaagcccagaTAGTAATAGgtgaaaatgtattttacagTGCATTTGGGGGAATCCAACCTTAGACATTTTCTGATACATAGGGCACACTGACTAAGTGATCATTGCTCTGTGCCTGGCTTTCAACTATGCAGTCACCAGGGGTCCAATTTCCATTATGCACATGACTAGCAAGTCCACATCTGACTACACATGTGTAATCTGGGATTTGCATGCACTTGTGTAGCAGGGTATGTACAATAGTCAGAACGCACGAGACAATCTTGGGGCTGATAATCCAACCTTAGATCACCAGTAAAGtatactattttatttattttatatatatatatcatgtaGGGCTGCTGATTAATTGCAGTGagctcatgcgattaactcaaaaaaattaatcacaattaaaaaaattaatcacactgttaaacaatagaataccaatttaaatttattaaatattttggatgtttttctacattttcaaatatattgatttcaattacaacacagaatacaacgtgtacggtactcactttatatttttattacaaatatttgcactgtaaaaaattataaccaaaagaaatagtatttttcaattcaccttatacaagtacctAATCCTGAGAGCATTCCGTGCctaaaaattatgcacacaatattttaaaattatgcaaaattctgctaattttatttgtcaaaataatactccataatcatgccagtttcaattattttggtaagttATTTCAAAATACGTGTCAGCAAGTCtgtttgtaacaatacagacacacacacaaattcccgcAGGaacagagttaaagaaacccctatgacagcccagttcctgtttcttcctctcctcctgctccctggggccagacacccacaatcCTGCCCCCATAGAGCCCAGGgatacagagggagaaacagcctgatgctcagtaCTAGGCTTACATGGAGTTTCCTACCCACCACCCTCTCCTTCTCTCAGGGCacgctgggaactgcagctgccaggaaccctctagctccctttccctcccccccagtagcGTCTTCTGTGggcgagctgggctctgctggatccagtggcccctagtggcaaCTAGCAGCACTTgaagcccatttctgtgggggaaaggaaattctgcgcgCACGTTAatttcttcaaaattctgcattgtgcagtggtccaaaattcccccaggagtatacacctgtcagggatgatttagataatatttagtcctgccatgagtacaggagactggactagatgacctcttgaggtcccttcaagtCCTGTGATTCTATACATTCTGttctgcctgaggggacagagcctgccccactcctacctcctcagaaacaccctgaagccctgcccctccatgccgaGCATGCCGCAATAGCGAGCAAGAGGGACTGGATGTCATGCTGTCTCACACGCACGACTGCccatccccgctccccccccccccccccccccgtggtgaTTTACATTTCTACCAACTACTCCAGGCACCCAAGCCGAcctgcctggctgccagggagtgGCACCGTGACCGCTCTTGCGGCttcctttgcttccccgtcagaagtcatttttctgtggggaagcaaagaaatctgcaggggacatgaattctgtgcatgcacagtgacacagaattcccccaggagtaaaataccatagtgcaatctctttatcatgaaatcacaacttacaaatgtagattttgttgttgttacataactgcactcaaaaacaaaacaatgtaaaactttagagcctacaggtccactcagtcctacttcttattcagccaatcgctaagacaaacaagtttgtttacatttacaggagctaatgctgcccgcttcttatttacaatgtcacctgaaaatgagaacaggcatttgcatggcatttttgtagctggcattgtaaggtatttacatgccagatctgctaaacattcgtatgccccttcatgctttggcccccattccagaggacatgcttccatgctgatgatgctcattaaaaaagtaatgcgttaattaaatttgtaactgagctccttgggggagaatcgtatgtcccctgctctgtgttttacccacattccgccatgtatttcatattatagcagttttggatgatgacccagcatgttgttcattttaagaacactttcactgcagatttgacaaaatgcaaaggtaccaatgtgagatttctaaagatagccacaGCACTCGacacaagatttaagaatctgaagtgccttccaaaatctgattgggacagagtgtggagcatgctttctgaAGTCAGATGTGTTGGTTAGGAAAGTCCAGGTCTGATATGCATAAAGAACATTTACTGACCAATAAGTCTCTCTGGCAAAGTTCAGACTATAGAAAATACATAGATGGAACCTTTTTACATGTAGTCTGagaaaacctttttcttttattttccctaGTTCATCATTCTTGTTGTTGACAGCATTGACAGAGAACGACTTTCTATCACAAAAGAAGAACTTTACAGAATGTTGGCTCATGAGGTATATTTAAAAACTCAGTATTCCAATACATTTGGATTGTAGGCTTCCTTTTTTGTTAGCACCCAAATAATTATAAACATGAAGACTTAACCTTTTACaaaacaaagttgttttgttaGCATAGGTATTGATGTACATTaactgtgctttttaaaaattttagatTGTCGGTGTCTAGACAAGAACAGTCAGAATATCATGAAAAATACATGCTCCATGTTCTAACACTCTTAGGAGGGTTCATTCTATTGTAACAAGGTAGCAGTTTCTTTTATAAAAGTTATACAGATTATAAAAAGTTTTTGTATGTTTAACTTCATGCTGTCTGACTTGTActgtttttccttcctctgtcttacaactacagttaaaaatgaaattttgaagaCGCTTAAAAGCTTCTAAAACAAGTTTTGAGATTAGTTTTCACTGCTGCTTGCATCCTATTAATGTAAAGAATCATAAATAGTGTTATAAATGCTTAATCTTTGGATGATGCTTGCTTCCCTTCTGATCTAAAATGAAGTTTAGCTATGAGCAATACTCAGTGTTATCTGAGTGGTTCATAATCTATTtctaaaaatgaaaggaaattgtCTGTAAATGGGCCAGTTCAATAAAAATAGTTTTTGCTCTGGGTCTGGAGATGTAAAATATGTTATAAAATGGATGGGAAGAAGtcttttgttcaaaatcttcCCTATGATTTCAAAATGGATCCCAATATTGCAAACACCTATTCAAATACTGCCTCAGCATTGGGGGGGAGGACTACATGACCTATTAGGGTGCCTTTCAGCTCTACATATCCATGATTCTAAGAAGTCTTAACTCATTTGAGTTGTCCTGATGACTGACTTCAGTCAGACTAGTCTATAAGTTAGGACTACTTGTGAGAGTATGGATTTGCAGCACTGGACCTTaactttgcttttgtttcttcaAAGCATCCAGACATAGAAATGGATCTCCACTAATCCTAGCAGATTAATTGGTATTGAACTCTTAAAATTTGACCTAATGGTTTCTTGATTATGAAAtgtcttttttctctcttgcccTGCTCCAAAAAAATCTGCTGTTCCTATTTTTGTTGCCTTAGTTACATGGAAAGTATAGACAACATTCTAAACGACTCACATCTAACTTAAACTATTCAAACATTACTAGTAAGGACTGCCCTTTAGTCAAAAGTGACAAAGGTCTTAAGATATGAAGTGGATTTGTTAAATTATGAAGTATAGTTTCTTCCTTTCCTGTCCTTATAAAATttctaaacatttaattttatttaaaaaaaaaaaagcacctagAGTTGGAAGTAATTTCAGCGGAATGATGGCATGTTAACTCTTCGACTCTGTCATTATCTCACTTAAAGATTTCCAGAATGTTCCTCCAATAGTAATCTAATTGTCTGAACATACTGAGCTGCTTTAGAAAATATATCATTTATTGTGTCTTCAAATTAGTCATCAGTGAAGTGTGGCAAGACCAAAGGACCAAGAAGTGAAGCAAACCCTAATTTGATGCCTGAGGAATGTTAGTTAGAACAGCTTTCTAAATGAATCATTGTTTTTCTTCCACTATAATTTATTGTTGTAGAAAGCCTCtcaaagttaaatgttactgcaTAATTTTAATATAGAATGACTTTACTGTAACTGTGGGAAAATATATTTGACATTATATAACCTTTTAGATTTTTATCATAACATTGGCATCATAAGTACTATACATATTCTGTCTTGCTTCCAGGATTTACGGAAGGCTGCAGTTCTCATCTTTGCAAATAAGCAGGACATGAAAGGTTGTATGACAGCTGCTGAAATATCTAAATACCTCACCCTTAGTTCTATAAAGGATCACCCATGGCACATTCAGTCCTGCTGTGCTTTGACTGGAGAAGGGTAGGTGTCAAGTTAAATGATTCTAAGTTCAAGaatgtaaaataaatggaaaactgTGTGATTTAGAAGCTCATTGGCACCGGTCTAGATCTTTTGAAATAGGATTTTTCTTATTCTCACCTTTGCAGACATAATGACATCTTAAATGTATCTTCCCCTTGGCTAACCTCTGGATCTTCCTTACAGCTGAATCCTCCAGCTTTAACTGATAGTATTTTTCAGCCGTTCGAAAGAATGATGTTCTATGCTCCTATTGACTCTCGCTATGTCGACTGGCTAGCCTACTTGCTCTTTGCTTAGTGTCTGTAATACCCGGGTGACTGCTTCAACTCTCTATACACTAGGGCAGCAACGCTGACTTGATCAGAGGGTAAAGAATATAAATAGGGTGTGGCTTTCAGTGATCCTCACAGTAAGGCTGAAAGCCACACCCTATTTATATTCTTTACCCTCTGGTCAAGTCAGAGTTTTTCTCTTGTGTAGAAGCCAACAAATATTTTAGTGCTCCTGGAAATCCCTACCAGGAGACTTCCACCCTTTCATCCTGGAATGTCTTTTTAATATGCAGTCCTATCAGACCTTATTTTGACTTTTCACATGTATACTCAAAAAGACATGTTTGCCAACATTCACTATGGCATGAAGACCTACTTTGTTACTGGTGTAAAACCTGTTACCTATATGCAGTTGATGTAATTGACTTTTAAACTTCTATCTCAGTTATGCCAGCAAAGTtacaaaaatttaaaactgaGCTTTCCTCAGACCCCTTGCCTTCACAGATGAGACATTCTTGGTGTCTGACAGGAGCTAACCATGGGTTTTTCTTTCAGATTCAGTTACCCAGTTTTCCTAAGTGCACTAAACTTCCACCTTGATTTTCAAACAGCCTCATCATTTGTagaattcattttgtttcagcaGTAAAATAGTAGAAGAATATTCTGTGATAATGCTGCCTCAGGGCTTCAAAAGTAGTGGATATAACAGATCattcagaagtttaaaaaaaaaaatcttccccacAATGATGAAATGTGAAGTTTACTTTTCAGATACAGCTGGGACTGTCCTGTGAAGTGAGTATCTGCCTGTACCTCTATCACTTTCCCTGACCTCTGATAATGGGAGGTGCTGACCCATTTTTGGTCTATTAATTTTGGATATTTATTTCCAAAAATTAAGCCACTGACATGTCCAACGAGCGACTATTATTTTTGCTAAAGGCAACTTTGATGGGTAACTCATGAGGATCTGGTTTTGTGTAAACAGATCTACATTTTCAGGTCtaattatttcctttcatatttaAATTGGTGATGTACTTACTGTAACTTTGTTCTTAATATGGAATCTATGTAATTCCACATTCTCATTTCAAAATTTATTGTAggtaaacattaattaagccaGTGCCTTTTTCTTTAATGTACgcaaaatagaattttatttgtTCACTTAATTTGAATCATTtgaatactatttaaaaaggctTTCTTTAATGAAAAGGAAGGATCACTCTCTCCTTGGCCCTATTACGTTACCAAAATTAAAGCTGTTAATAGATCATACTGTGTAGGGTTTGACAGTATACTATAGCCAAAAGAGAAATGTCACTGGCAGTTGTATATTGATGGATTAAAACAACATTGGTGCTTCTTAGCTGTCAACTTTGAGTTTTAGCCAGACATGATTTTGTGTTAGCCTCACCCTGGCATTCAATGAAGATCTAATGTAAGCAGCATTTGAAATGTGATATTTGTGTTAGCCCTAAGGCAACAGTTATCAAAcagtgggtcgggaccccattttaatggggtcaccaaggttggcgttagacttgctggggcctggggccaaagcccgagccccactgccccaggccaagggcatcagccctgggtggcggggctcaggttacaggcccctgcctagggctgaagcccttgggctttagCTTtgcgccccctgcccagggcaacAGGCCTTGgacgggctcaggcttcagtccctccTCCTGGGTTTGTGTGGTAATTTTTGTcttcagaagggggtcacggtgcaatgaagtttgagaacccctgccctaaggCATGGTGGTAAGTCATCTGTACTGCTATGTGGGAAACCCATTAAGATTTTTATATCTTTCCTTTCATTCCTTGGATGATATGTATTGAGAGTAGCATGTTTTGGCTCTGGAAGGGAAATTGAAGCTGGACTTTCTTTCATGTGATTGTATCTTTTGGCTTTAAAAGAAATCCTACCTAGGCCATGTGCACCTGTAATTAATGGCGAAAGATGGTGCTTTTTGGTAGGATGACTTATGTGAGAGCAAATGGTTAAGCTTCATTGCGACCTCTCTTATTAATTTTCAGATTATGCCAAGGTCTGGAATGGATGACCTCCCATATCGGAGTGAGATAACTTGTTGCAAAAGAGACTGCATCTATTTATTCTGTGAACATGAACATTTTCCTGGTACTTCTGGTTGCTAAGGGAGCAACCATGTTTAATTTATAACGACAAAAACCTCTGAGCAGCACTTGAATCAAGTGCAGCTGAACTGAAACACAaagtatttttaacttttttaatgcACTACTCTTCCACAGGATGAACGTATGAATCTGTTTCAGTATCAAAGTTCTCCTGGCTATTCTAATTTTTCAGTGGTTGCCTTGTAAGATATCTTTCATCATGGAAAATATTTCACACTTGATTTTTGTAATGATGCAAACTGTTTCTGTAATTTACTACCTTAAATTTCTTCATTAACACTGGGGAAAAAGTGAGTAGATTGACGTATACCCTAGCATAACTTTAATGATTTCAAAAGATTGGGCTGTCTGTGTTCAGATGGCCCAATTGCAGATATGGCTATCTCCAAGGCAGGTTTTAGGTATGTTAAGAATTGTAATAGTCAGCATTGAAACAGTTATTTATGGTTGTTGAtatgcttggggtttttttggttttttttcatatGTGTAAGTGAATTTCTGccttaaaataaaacattccCTTTTTTATTCCCATGTGAGGTAAGTAGTTCTGGGTCTTATTTTTACCTGAAAACACAACtttgcagggtggataaaaatcagagttattatttaattaaaatgcatttttctttttaaaaatgaaccagtttaaatatttaaaattgacaACATATAAAGAGCTAAACTTTGTGTAATCTTTTAAAATCACTTAAAGAAAAAATTCTGCATCCTATATCCAGCACACTTAAATCGTTTTATTTAACTAAGAAACaactttaaaatgctgttttgtat
The window above is part of the Chelonia mydas isolate rCheMyd1 chromosome 2, rCheMyd1.pri.v2, whole genome shotgun sequence genome. Proteins encoded here:
- the ARL5B gene encoding ADP-ribosylation factor-like protein 5B isoform X1; the protein is MGLIFAKLWSFFCDQEHKVIIVGLDNAGKTTILYQFLMNEVVHTSPTIGSNVEEIVVKNTHFLMWDIGGQESLRSSWNTYYSNTEFIILVVDSIDRERLSITKEELYRMLAHEDLRKAAVLIFANKQDMKGCMTAAEISKYLTLSSIKDHPWHIQSCCALTGEGLCQGLEWMTSHIGVR
- the ARL5B gene encoding ADP-ribosylation factor-like protein 5B isoform X3, translated to MNEVVHTSPTIGSNVEEIVVKNTHFLMWDIGGQESLRSSWNTYYSNTEFIILVVDSIDRERLSITKEELYRMLAHEDLRKAAVLIFANKQDMKGCMTAAEISKYLTLSSIKDHPWHIQSCCALTGEGLCQGLEWMTSHIGVR
- the ARL5B gene encoding ADP-ribosylation factor-like protein 5B isoform X2; the encoded protein is MGLIFAKLWSFFCDQEHKVIIVGLDNAGKTTILYQFLMNEVVHTSPTIGSNVEEIVVKNTHFLMWDIGGQESLRSSWNTYYSNTEDLRKAAVLIFANKQDMKGCMTAAEISKYLTLSSIKDHPWHIQSCCALTGEGLCQGLEWMTSHIGVR